GTAGAGACATTGCTAAAGATAATTATACCTTACTGTAAGTTAACTGATGAAATTTACGAACTAGTGTGCCTTTTTCATTGATAATTGCTGCCCGACGACTGAGGGTTAAGGTGCTTTATTAAGTTTTGGAATTGTTCAAATATAGAGTTAAACAAGAAGTctctttcttcatgaaagagaGAGGTTAGTTCATCTCCTTTCGctataaactttcaatttttgcattaatcAACGCCCCGAAAGAAAAAATTTGCCATGCGCAGAAGTAACATCCCCAATGTATCATACTATAAAAATCGATTGGGAAAggagaagaccaagactttctgTTTCCCACGGATTATTTGGAAAGTAAGAGCAGTTCTTCTAGGACAATTGTTCACCAGTCTCTGGCCCACAATGGCCTGTTTTTTTGGATGAGCAGCGACGAAAGATTGAAGAAATATATGTCAAATAAATCGTgcatttggaaaatttaaacGCGCACCGCACTGCACAAAGACTTTCACACAAGGATTTGTAGTGGAATCGTCTCACGAAAGTCTCCAGGACTTGCCGTTGTTAACTCCACAGCTTGAAATAAGCTAATAACTACAGTCACTGgaccagaaaaaggaaaagaaaaattaaattcttGATGATGATAATTCTCCACAAATGCGCATCAACTACAAtcgggaaaattatccaaaaagtcttcaacctattgcacttttaccaattcagtcataaatattttaattatgctaattcaatcataaatattttcacttcttatcaattcaatctatccagccaaattggctggaaattgctaacgtagATGGCCAGTGCTGATGtggcactttttaaataatattttaataatattttgaattttttttagtgatttttcttttttaacttttttttgcttttttttttttgggtttggatttggccggcctcggccataggcgagggccaACATCGGTCATAGGcaagggtcggcgaccctcactagccataggtgagggccAGTCGACCCTCACCAACTTTGGGCGAGGGGCATTGTGCCCTTCGCGAGctttgggcgagggtcgcaacGCCCTCGCCAGCGAAGGTGAGGGCATGCCAAGCAAAGGCCTCGAGTGAGGTCAtcaccctcgctagatctagctaGGCAAAGGCCCTACGCAAGGTCACCCCCTTGCTTGGAGCGAGCGAGGGTCACCAAGCCCtcgccttgctagatttggtgagggcatCACAGGCCTCGCTATTtctaggcgagggcttgtgCGCCCTGCCCTGAGCCGGTGAGGGTTGGTCGGCTCTCGCCTGGCCCTCGCTTGTGGGCTGACGAGGGTTGGTTGACAACCTTTGCCGACTAgatccaaaaccaaaaaaaaaaaaaaaagtaaaaaaaccataaaaaatatttaaaaatattatttaaaagtaCCACGTTAGCACCGGTcgtccacgttagcaatttctagccaaaattggttgaatggactcaattggtaagaagtgaaaaggtttaggattgaatttgcaaaatgtgaaaatatttatgactcaattgacaaaattgaaaagtttaggattaaattgacaaaagtgcaataggtttaggattatttggacaattttctcttcACAATTTATATTAGTTGGAATGTTAgcctagaaaaaggaaaaaaatatccaCATGCGACGTATCTTTTCTTAGTTTAAAAGTACATAACGAAATCTTATTTCAGCATCTTATTTTTGTAACACAACAATTAAAAAAGTCGATATTTTACCTCTTTGAAGttagttgattaattattttgaagctaCCAGTTACTCCTTTTTAGAATGCATATATACAGTCTAGAAACAGCAAAATACAAATTTTCAGATTATAAAATCCATCCACCTTGAAGCTCATTTCATGTAGACAATCCTCAGCTCAAACCACTCtgctcttgttgatttttcttctttgtcattCTCTTGTTTTGCGGGTTGTGATCTCTCCCTCACTGCATACGCTTACCGTTGATTTGCTAGACTTCTCAAGTCTTGGCAATGTAATGAAAGCACCTTGCATTTATCAATGACACAGTCAAAGTTGGCGGGCAATAACAAATTCTGATGTGACCTATTGTGCTACATAAGAAATTGTCGAGGAAACCGACCCCATTGACTTGGCATTTACCTGGGACTTTCAATCAACCatcagaattttttaaaaatcaatttcagacTCCCCAAGTCCTTTTACTTAGCAATGATCAAATCTCAGACCATATCTGTGGTTTTACTTTGAATTggaaaatgtaatttgattgaggATTATGTTTTCTATTGTGTAGATTTGGACATTGCAGATTTCGTTCTTCTGCTATATATAGGTTggttagtttttgttcttttcagaTTTCAAATTGAAATGGAACCGACCATCACCAATCGCCAGCTCAAAGCAGTTTGctcttcatgatttttcttcttcggcATTCTTCTATTTTAAAGTTATGATTAGGGATAAGCAAAAGGATCCACTTGGATGGGACTAGATCAACCAGTTTTGGACAGTTCCTGGGGGCACCAATCTAGTTCTCAACTCTATAAAATTGAAACTAGTGAATTTCAGTCCGATTATTAGTTTCAGGTGTGGAACTGCTCACCTGGGttagatcaatttttttttttaatttccttataatttgtaaaaaaaaccctaatctaTCTCACATTTTAGACTTCACTCACACATACAAACAAGCACGAGTCGCACGACTCCTATTTCACTCATGCATGTGAGTAAGATGACAAgaacaaatcaaaacataaacaaTAGTTGCTCATTCTAACCAAATTTTGCcacaaattggaaaaaaattatgtgagACCTACAATGCTACACATAACTCACTGATTGTAGAAACATCTTGGTTATCAAGAACATCTTCAATTCGTCTTGAACATtaatgacaaataaataaaaataaaaaaattgaacacgcCACCGGTTCCATGATCCACGTAGGAAATGAACCAGATTGGTTGGTTCGGTTTCAGGGGCACTTGTCCGGTTTCATGGTTTTAGAAACAAAGAATCAATCCTTTTGGTCCAATTCTCGATTTTGGGGTGGGAACCAAATCATCCGAGAATTGATCACTTCTAGTTGTGATCTCCCATTGCATACGCTTAGTACTTGCTTAGCTTTTCAAGTCTTGGTGCAGTAAGCATCTCGTCTCATTTATACTCTCTATCAATGATGCACCCAAAGTTGGTTGGCAATAACTCCGGACAAGATATATTGTTGCACATGAGAAATTGCCAAGCAAACTGACCGCCTTGACTTAGccttttcccaaaaattataaaaattatatactaTAGCGATTTTTGGTCaagtttgaacaaaaaaattaaattggtaaactttcaaaaggtttgagttttaattagcacaattgaagatttgagaaaattctcaaaataaatttCGGACTCTTGAAGTCCTTTTACTTAGCAAATCATATCTAAACACCGCAAATTTCGTTCTCATTCATCTTCTATATTTGGGTTGTTTGGTGctgttttgattttcaaattcaaattcgaatCGACCCAAATCAACAATTTCTTGCTTTATCTAACTAATCTTTAGTACTTACCATCGAtgtacctaattttttttaattgtacatagcataaattgaaatattactCTGCGCATAAAGATTTAAATACGATGTTGATATTTGTACAAATATTTAAGGAGTTCATACATTAGAGATGTGCATGCAATAGTTTATGAGTACCACCCATCGAAACTAATTCtgagattgaaaagaaaaaaatatctatcTAATCACGACTTTTATTATTTGCAAGTCAGTTTGGAAATTCCTACGAATGATTGCGACGCCACAATGTGAATCACGACAGGCTTGTCAAGGCTTCTTTAGTGAAGAGCCATAGAGAGTGGACAAAACCGTATGATGGATTAGTAATGATGTAATCAGCGCGAAGACAATCAATATAGTGGGGACCATGAATAATGCATATACTCCTTAGCTTTCTAGAAGCTACATCATCGCTTATAAAGGTTGTCATCGGGCTATGAAGCTCATCATCTTGTTGCAAAATATCATCTCATTTCAGGAAGAATATGGGTGGATCCATGCTGCTCCATAGACTTCCCTTGAGAGTTGTGCTGTTGTTGTGCTCATTGGTAGCTCTATTCTCAGTAGTTACTGCGGATGTAGTCCAAACAACAAAGCCCGGATGCGCGAACAGATGTGGCAACCTCACCTTCGCGTACCCATTCGGGATGAATGATGCCGGCAACGACTGCTACTTCAAAGAAGAATCAGAGTCTTTCCTCATCTTTTGCAACGACTCGACTGATCCTCCCACTCCTCATATGTACAGTAAAGATTCTGATTTCCGAGTACTTGATATATCTATGGAGAGTCACGAGATTAGTGTAACGGTATTTGTAGCCAACGATTGTTATAATTCGTCCGGCACATCCATATACAAGAATCTTCCTGAGTTCGCTCTTCCCATATTCCCAATATCTTCTGCCAAGAACAAATTTATCGCCGTGGGATGCGACACGTACGCGACCTTCAGCGGCCGACAAGGAAACACGTATGTGACGGGGTGCGTGTCCTCATGCGACAACATCTTGGACGTGATTAATGGGTCGTGCTCGGGCATCGGTTGCTGCGAGGCTGGCATTCCTCGAGACGCCTACCAATACAACATCTCTGTCACTAGCTACAACAATCATCTCGGCGTCTCTGATTTCAATCCGTGCGGATACGCTTTCGTTGCCCAAGACGGTTTCTTTAGCTTCTCTACGGACAATCTGCGCGAGCCGCCATTTGATATGGTCCCTCTAGTTGTCGATTGGTTAATTCCAAATCAAACATGCGATGATGCAAAGAAGAATGCAACGACCTACATGTGCCCAGAGAACTCCAATTGTACAGATGCTGAGAATGGAAATGGCTACCAGTGCCACTGCTTGAAGGGTTTTCAAGGGAACCCCTATCTCCAAAATGGTTGTCAAGGTACCTTTTCCCGTCTTTTCATTGGACCCACCTCACATCCGAACGAGTGCTCCTGTATAGAATCGTGGATCATTATTTGCATAAGGGCGACCATGTTAAATGGatccaattgcataaaaaaCCCAGAGAAAGAAATTCTTAGAAACTTCAAGTCAGAGGACCAAATTTTGACTTGATGAATGGTACGTGTTTCAAACGATTCTCCTAGTAATCACATAACATTTATAATCTTAAAAATCATAACAATCTAGGCTGTTAAGCacaatcatattttttttcctttcagatGCACGAATTTTCATTGCTTGAAATTAAATATGACCTATGAAGCGCTTAGTAATAATCTGTAAATTTTCACAGCTATCATTCCAGATATAGCTAGACATTCTTCTCTCTTAAGTTTAATCCGTACAATTGTTTTACAAACTGAATCAGTcaagtgcaattgagtttatAAACAGATGGTCCATACCGAACCCTCAATATGAATCGGTAAAGTTAGCTTCTAAATCAATTTCATCTACCGATGTTAAAACATCCAGCATTACTCTGTATTTATAGacaattatttttgaatttttttccatgtAATGTGTTATTCTAATTAGTAATGGCACAATTTTGTTGGATAATTCTTAAATCTTCTATTCTAAACAAAGATCAAATGCTTGGTTACGCTTAGGCTCTTGAGATAATGACCTATCACTTAAAAAGTGTGGTGAGGTATCACGAtctcaggaaaagaaaattaacttgATATGTCCTCTCATATTGAAAGTGTTGCCAAATCATGGAATTCTATTTACTTTTTCAACtttcttccaattgaaatgGTGTCGGATTACTTATTCCATTTGGAATATATTCCTCCAGATATCGATGAATGTGTGATTTTACAACCCTGCATTGGAATATGTACGAATTTGCCGGGAACGTATAATTGTTCATGTCTGAAGGGATCTCGAGGAGATGGAAAAAAAGATGGCAACGGTTGTACTCCTACAAAGAGGTTTCGCTCACTGGACATCGTGCTAGTCAGTAAGTCGTACACATTGCTCAAACTTTTTCATCATATAAAAGCTTCTTTTATCTTGTAATTTATTCACGTTCTTTAAATGTTGTTGTTATGCCATTGTTCCATCTTTTGCTATTAGTTATTGAGGTTTTTCGGATGTAAATCTTTCTCTTTGAATTAATTGTGTCcgtgaattaaattgatattagATACATGTGTCGTCATCTCAAGTTATTCAATTCGATATTAACAAAATCAACCACTTGCTCTTCTGTTGTTGAAAAAGAATCAAGCACGTTTTATCCACTTGATGCATTGAATCGTTCCTGTTATCATAAGTTACTCTCagcataattatatatttaggtTTATTTTGCTATTATCAAGGtttttcttaatgaaaaagcttcaagttgatggagaagaaaaagaaaataggacagAGAAGTAAATTAACACAAGATTGTTTGagtaatgaaaaagaaagagtcaaGCAAATTTcgattctgttttttttcttttcttggttgtGAGAACATATGTAGTGTGATGGACAACTAATTTGTTTGTTCACCGAATATAATGTCTTTTACTAGGCGTGAGCATAAGCTTCCTGCTGGTTCTTTTGGGCGTTTCCTGGTTATATTGGGGGCttcgagaaagaaaaatcagcaGACGGAGAGAGAAGTTCTTCCAAGAAAATGGGGGCCGCCTTATGTTGCAGAAAATTCTTTCTGAGCGAAGGCTCCATTGAATCGGCGAGAATATTCACCGATGAAGAGCTCAAGAAGGCCACGGACCACTACCATGAAAGCCGAATCCTAGGCCAGGGAGGCCACGGAACTGTATACCGAGGGATCTTAGCAGACAACACGGTTGTCGCCATCAAGAAGGCCAAGATTTTGGACCGAAGTCAGGTTGAAGAATTCATCAACGAGCTGATCATCCTCTCCCAAATTAATCACCGCAATGTGGTTAAGCTAATCGGTTGTTGCTTCGAGACGGAGGTCCCGTTATTAGTCTACGAGTTTGTGGCCAACGGCACCCTTTCTGACCACATACACAAGTGCGGCCACGAGTCCACATTATCCTGGAGGGCTCGTCTGCGCATTGCAGGGGA
This genomic stretch from Eucalyptus grandis isolate ANBG69807.140 chromosome 3, ASM1654582v1, whole genome shotgun sequence harbors:
- the LOC104439296 gene encoding LOW QUALITY PROTEIN: putative wall-associated receptor kinase-like 16 (The sequence of the model RefSeq protein was modified relative to this genomic sequence to represent the inferred CDS: inserted 2 bases in 1 codon), translating into MGGSMLLHRLPLRVVLLLCSLVALFSVVTADVVQTTKPGCANRCGNLTFAYPFGMNDAGNDCYFKEESESFLIFCNDSTDPPTPHMYSKDSDFRVLDISMESHEISVTVFVANDCYNSSGTSIYKNLPEFALPIFPISSAKNKFIAVGCDTYATFSGRQGNTYVTGCVSSCDNILDVINGSCSGIGCCEAGIPRDAYQYNISVTSYNNHLGVSDFNPCGYAFVAQDGFFSFSTDNLREPPFDMVPLVVDWLIPNQTCDDAKKNATTYMCPENSNCTDAENGNGYQCHCLKGFQGNPYLQNGCQDIDECVILQPCIGICTNLPGTYNCSCLKGSRGDGKKDGNGCTPTKRFRSLDIVLVSVSISFLLVLLGVSWLYWGLRERKISRRREKFFQENGGRLMLQKILSEXEGSIESARIFTDEELKKATDHYHESRILGQGGHGTVYRGILADNTVVAIKKAKILDRSQVEEFINELIILSQINHRNVVKLIGCCFETEVPLLVYEFVANGTLSDHIHKCGHESTLSWRARLRIAGETAGALSYLHSDASAQILHRDIKSANILLDENYTAKVADFGASGLVPSMAHELTTLVQGTLGYLDPEYLRSSQLTEKSDVYSFGVVLAELLTGLRALSFERAENERNLSLYFASAIKGERLFEIIDPMVLNEGNPEEIMEVAMLANQCLTVKGEDRPTMKEVAMELEGLMRVMDRHPWLNRSGDLEEAEHFLGERSSECDGILRSNASGNDDSIRNQVSFEIESGR